Part of the bacterium genome, CAGGTTGATCCGGACATGATCCGCCTTCCGTGATGCGACGCCACTGGGAGAGCAGGTTGCAAACTGACCGTCCCCATCAGTCCGTTTACCGAGATCTGCTCGCCTCATAGCGTAAGTCACCCCCGAGGTCCGTCTTTACATCCAGAAATCGAAACGACGGGCGATTCTTTCGATCATCCATGTCAGGCTGTACGACGTCAGGCTGTACGACTACGCAATGTGCTCCGTCACGGTCGACTCGACGGCGAGTCTGCCGGTGCGCCGGCAAAGCCATTTAATGATAAGGGCGTTCCCCCCAAAGATCAACTTTTGCGATTCGTCATAGAGGCGCAAGCACCTCTTTTGTCACGCGGTGGGCAAATCACGTCGGACCATGCTGCTTGCGCCGTGATGGTGCCGCGTCTTCCGAAACGGTCCGCGCCCTCCTGGGATTCCCGATGTTGCCGGAGAACCAGTGCTTGATCCCGATCCGGCCGAGGTCGTCGAACACGGTGTAGATCACCGGGATCGCCGCCAGCGTGAGCAGGAGCGAGAGGACCTGCCCCCCGATGATCACGGTGCTGATCGCGTGGTTGGTGGTGGCCCCGGCGCCTCGGCTGAGGGCCAACGGGATCGCCCCGGCGACGAACGCGATCGTGGTCATGAGGATGGGCCGCAGGCGGTCTAGGCTCGCGGTGACGATCGCGGCGTGCCTGTCCATCCCCCCGGCTCGGAGCTGGTTGGTGCGGTCCACCTGGAGGATGGCATTCTTCTTGACCACGCCGAACAGCACGAGGATCCCGAGATAGCTGAGTGGGTTGAGCGATCCGCGCAGGAACAACATCGAGATCAACGCGAACGGCACCGTCAGCGGCAACGAGAGCAGGATCGTGATCGGGTGGACCCACGATTCGAACTGGGCCGCGAGGACCAGGAACATGAACACGAACGCCATGGTGAACGTCTGCATGAAGGCGTTCTTCGTCTTGGACACCTGCTCTGAGATGCCGGTCAAGCTGAGGTGATAGGCGGGAGGGAGCGCGAGCGATCGCATCTTGGCGTCGAGCCGCTCGACCACGCTTCCGAGGGACGCCTCAGGCAGAAGATTCGCCGAGATCGTCACCTGTCGCTCGCGATTGAAGCGCTCGATCTCGCTTGCGCCCGTGGTCTGCCGGATGTCGATGACCTGTCCCAGCGGGACGCGTCCCCCCGTGGACGAGAGGAGTGGAACCCGCAGGAGCGCGGCCGGGTCCGCGCGGCCGGGCACGTCCTCCCGAATGTGAACGTTGTAGAACTGCCCGCCTTCGGCGTACTTGACCTGCCGCGCGTCGCCGCCCTGCTCGATCAGGGCGAGTGCGTTGGCCGCCTCGCTCACGCTGACCCCCAAGGCGGCTGCGCGCGCAGGGCTCACTTTGAGGTCCACAGACTTCCCCAGCGACAGAGACGCCCGGACGTCCACCACCCCAGGGAGCGTACGCAAATATGCCGCGCCGGCCTCGGCGGCTCGATTGAGCACGGTGAGATCGGGGCCGCTCACGACGTACTGCAGCGGCGCGGCCCCTCCGGTCAGGTCGGAGACGGCGTTCACCAAGGCCGTCATGCCGGGGGACCGGTGCTTCGGCAGGATCTCCGTCCGGACGCGCGCCATCTCCCGCTGCTGGCTGATCGTCCTTGCCTGGATGGGCACCATGCGGACGAAGATCGTCGACCTGTTGGGACTGTGCTGAGGGTCGTCTCCCGTGGTCACGATCGTGAACGCCACTCCGGGGTGGCGCCGGATCTCGGTGGCGATCTGCGTCGCGAGCGTGGAGGTGGTCTCGAGCGTCCAGCTCGCGGGGGCCTGGATCGCGACCGCGAACTGCGACTCGTCGTCGGTCGGCAGGAAGTCCTGATTGACCAGCCCGCCAAGCGGCACGATGCTGGCGAGGGCCAGGATCGACAGGACGACCAGCACCCACCGGCGCCGCAGCGAGTGCTCGAGCAGCCACCGGTACCCGTGGTCCATCACCCTTTTGAGCCGCTTCGGTGTGTCGACTCGCGCCGAGCCGGGCGATGGGTCGCCGGGCCGCCCGAGCCACCGCGACGCGAGCGACGGGGTCAACGTGAAGCTCACGAGGAGCGACACCGCGATCGCGAAGGCCATCGTCCAGCCGAAGCTGCTCATGAAGCGCCCGACGATGCCGCTCATGAACGCGAGCGGCAGGAACACCACGATCAGGCTCAGGGTGGTCGCCATCACGGCGGGCCCGACCTCGCGGGTGCCCTCGATCGCCGCCTGGAAGGCCGGCATCCGCTGCTCGTGGATGAACCGGTAGATGTTCTCCAGCACCACGATCGCGTCGTCGATGACGATGCCGATCACCAGCGCGAGCGCGAGGAGCGTGAAGGTGTTGAGGGTGAGATGCAATGCGGCGAGGAGGGTGAACGTGCTGATCAACGAGATGGGAATCGCGAGCGCCGCGATGATCGTGGCCCGCCAGTCCCACAGGAAGAACAGGACGACCAGCGCCGCGAGCAGCGACCCCACGACCAGATGCTCCTCGACGGCGCGCGTGGACGTCAGGACGTACTCGGACTGGTCCCAGGCGACGCGCAAGGTGTATCCGGACGGGAGGGTCGGCTGGAGGCTGCGGAGGCGATCCTGCACGTTCGCGACGACGTTGATCGTGTTCGCGCCGGTTTGCTTCTGGAGATAGAGGAGGACCGCCGGGGTCCCGTTGACGTTCGCGGTCGTCGAGGGCTCGGCCGCGCCGTCCTCAATTCGGGCGATGTTCCCGAGGGACACGGGCCGCCCTCCGCGCGCGGGGATCCCGATGTTGGCCAGATCGGAGAGTCGACCGAATGTCCGCGGCAAGAACCGCTGCGCGCCGGCATCGATGTTCCCGGCGGGCGTCGCGAGCGCGTTCATCACGTCGGCGGAGGTCGCGCCGGCCGCGGCGAGGCGGGTGGGGTCCACCTGCACATTGATCTGACGCAGCGTGTCTCCGACGAGCTTGACCTGGGCGACCCCGAGGATCCCCTCCAGGCGCGGCGCGATGACCCTGGCGGCGTACTCGGAGATGTCCCGCACGGGGCGGTTGGCGGACAGGGCCAGGACGGCGACGGGGATCTGACTGGGATCGAAGCGGAGCACCTGCGGGGGCGCGGTCCCCGCCGGGAGGCCGGAGATCGCTCCGAGCTTATCCTGTACCTCCTGCATCGCCACGGTGGCGTTCTTTTCGAGCACGAACTGGGCGACGACGATCGAGAAGCCGCCGGCCGATGTGGACGTGATCTTGTCGATGCCGTCGATGCCGCTGAGCCCGTCCTCGATCCTGCGCGTCACGTCGGTTTCAACTTCTTCCGGGGACGCGCCGGGTAACTGCGTGACGACCGTGATGATGGGGAGCTCGACGTCGGGGTATCGGGACACGTTCAGGCGCAGGAAGGAGAAGATTCCCAGGACGACCATGACGAGCGTGATGACGCGGGAGAGGACGGGCCGGCGAACGCACAGCTCCGCGAGGCGCTGCATCGGAGCTGCTACCTACGGGGGTGGGGTCACGCCGAGAGATCAGGACCGGGGACGGACGACGACCGCACGGTCACCCTGACGTCCCGGCATCCTGTTTCTCGCGCACGACGGTCTCGACTTCCTTCATCAACCCTTCCAGCAGGCGTTCCTCGGGGAGGCTGGCGACGATCTTGCCTTTCTTGAAGATGAGCCCCATCCCCCGGCCGGCGGCGACGCCGAGGTCGGCCATCCGCGCCTCTCCCGGGCCGTTGACGGCGCACCCCATCACGGCCACCTTGACCGGGACCGGGTACTGCTGGAGGCGGCGCTCGACTTCCTCCGCCAGCGCGACGATGTCGACCTCGGCCCGGCCGCACGATGGGCACGCCACCAGGATCGGGCCTTTCATGCGCAGGCCGAGCGCTTTCAGGATCTCGAACCCCGCCTTGATCTCCTCGACCGGATCGGCGGCGAGCGACACCCGGATCGTGTTGCCGAGGCCCCGCGAGAGGATCGCCCCCAACCCGACCGCGGACTTGACGGTGCCGGCCCAGGTCGTGCCGGACTCGGTGATCCCAACGTGGAGCGGGTAGGGCGCCGCGTCGGCGATCTTCTCATACGCCTCGATCGCCATCTCCACGTCGCTCGCTTTTACCGAGATCACGATGTCGCGAAAGTCCAGGTCCTCAAGGACCTTGATCTCCTCGAGCGCGCTCTCGACGAGCGCGTCGGCGCACGGTTCCCCGTACTTGCGCAGCATCTCTTTCGAGACGGAGCCCACGTTCGCCCCGACGCGTATGGGCACGCCCCGGTCCTTGGCCTCACGCGCGACGGTGCGGACTCGGTCTGCGCCCCCGATGTTGCCCGGGTTGAGGCGCAGTTTATCGACCCCGGCCTCCAGCGCCCCGAGCGCCAGACGGTAGTCGAAGTGGATGTCCGCGACGAGCGGCACCCGGATCTGGGACTTGATCTGGCCGAGGACGGCGGCGGCAGCCTTGTCCGGGACCGCGACGCGGACGATCTCGCACCCGGCCGCCTCCAACGCGTGAATTTGGGCAACCGTCGCCGCGACATCTCGCGTGTCCGTCGTGGTCATCGACTGGACCGAGATGGGCGCTCCGCCCCCGACTGGGACCGTTCCTACGCTGACCGGTCGTGTTTGTGTGCGATCCATTCCGCTCCCGTCTCAACGTTGGCGTTTCTCGTGCAGACTCCGACCGCACCTCAGTATACACCGCGCCACCTTCTATTGGAAGGGATGCGGTGCGGACCTCGGGAACCTTGACCACTTCGAGACGGTGCACTACGTTTCACCATGGAGAGGGCGATCCCTGCCTGCGCGGATCACCGCCGAGCGGGTGCGCGTGGCAGCGGCGAGCGCAATGGGGAGGGGGAGGAACGCCATGCACATGGTGAGGAGCGCCCCAGGGGAGCCGCACGCGTGAGGTGGCGCCTTCTCGATTGGCTGGACCAGTGGGTTGAGCGCCACGAGAAGATCCTTCCGATCGGCGAGGGGGGGTACATCCTCCGCATGAAGGTGACCCGCTACCGCGGGCCGCGCTTCGTGCTCATGGATGGTACCGTGGTCGCCCCCGGCGATCTCGTCGGCGAGCTGCACTTGGATAACCAACGCGCCGCCGCCCTCAACGCGGAAGGCCATGGCGGGTTCCGGTTTCGACACGAGATCTTCCGCCTGCTTCCGGCGCTGGCCCGCGATCTCGAGACCCGCCCCGAATACCGCACGATCAATGCCATCTACGGCGCGAGCCTGTTTTGGCGCAGCGCGGCGATGGCCGCCAAGGCCGGGTTCGAGCATCGGTCGCTTCCGCCATTCACGCGGTGGTGGTTGGGTACGTGGGAGCGGATTCTGCTCGCCAACTACCATCCGGAGGGACGGCGGCGTCTCAACAAAGGACGGCGGACGGAGTTGCGGCAGGTGTGGATCACGCGCCGCGCCCTGGCCCGATTCGCCGCGCCGGCTGCGGTTATGCGAGACTGCTGAGCAGGGCCCGGAGCGGGACGATCTCGAAGCCGCGCCCCCGAAGTCCCGCGATCATGCCGGGGAGCGCGGCGCACGTTTCCTTCGGCGTCGACGGGTGGCCTCCGCGGTCGTGGAGGTTGACGATCGCGCCGGGGTGGGCCTTCCCCACGACCAACGCGGTCATCCGGGGCGCCGGGGCGGCCGCGATCAATCCTTCGGGGCGCACGGACCACAGGATCCGTCGCTCGCCGAGCTGCGCGGCCCGCGCGTACGCGGCCCAGTTAAACGTGCCCCACGGGGGCCGGAAGTACCGAGGCGTGACGCCGATGGCCCCGGCGATCGCGTCGGCACCGCGGTCGACCTCGGCGGCGGAGGCCGCGGGAGAAAGCGTCCACAGGTGCCGATGCCCGTAAGTGTGGTTGCCCACGTCGTGGCCGGCGGCTGCGACCGCGCGCGCCACGGCGCCGGCGGCGTCGACCTGCCGTCCCACCATGAAGAACGTCGCACGCACCCCTGCGGCGGCGAGCACGTCCAGGATCCGCGGCGTGTGCTCGGGATCGGGGCCGTCGTCAAAGGTGAGCGCCACCATGGCGCGAGACGGGCCGCGTTTCACGACGCCAAGGCCCAGTCCCTCGGTTGCGGCGTACGCGCCGATCGTGTAGGCCGCGGCGCCGGCCAGCGCGACCGTCACAACCCCGAGGCCGAGCTGGAGCGGGTCACGCATCGCCTATCGCACCGCCGCGCGAACAGGGGCGGACATCGCCGCGAGCTGCGCGAGGTGGGTGGCCACCACCCCGGCGGCGTCGGGCCGGCTGAGCCCCGCGGCGGCCTGGCGCATCGCGGCGAGGCGTTCCGGGTGCGCGAGCAGTTCCTCCAACGCCACGCGCACCTCCGCCGGCGTCTTGGCCGCCAGCGCCGCGCCGCGCTCGACGAGAAACTCAGCATTGCTCTCTTCCTGACCCGGGATCGACCGGTACAGGAGCATCGGGAGGCGCCGGGCCAGCGCCTCGGTCACCGTGACCCCGCCAGCCTTCGTGACCAGGAGGTCGCTGACCGTCATGAGCTCTTCGACGTTGCTCACATACTCGAACACCCGGAACAAGTGCGGCGACCGCGCCGCCAGGGCGCGGACCCGGTCTCGCAGGCGTGGAGCGTTGCTGCACACGGCGAGCGCCTGGACCGGCCGTGAGAAGCGCGCCAGGATCTCCGCGACGTCACCGACCCCTCCCAGCGTCGCGTACGCGCCGGCCATGACGAGGATCACCGGCACCCCGGGTGTGAGGCCGAGCCGAGTCATCAGGACGTCGCGGTCGAGCGGGCGCTGAAACTTGCGCTCGATCGGGAGCCCCGAGACGGCGATCCGCTCTGGAGGAATGCCACGCGCGAGCAGGCCATCCCGCATCAGGCTGTGGGGCACGCAGTATCGGTCCACACCCGGATGGAGCCATTCGCCGTGGCTGACGTAATCGGTGATCACCACGAGGCACGGCACCGCCGTACGCCCCGCGATCTTCAGATCAGACATGGTGCCGGCGAAGGTCCAGTGCACGCAACACACCACATCGGGACGCTCGCCGGCGAGATACCGGTCCAGCCGCTCCATCCCCTGGCGGTTGACCGCGCGCCGGAAACGCGAGTCCGGGCGAATCTCGCCCATCATCTTGTAGAAGCGGCCTTGGATCTTCGGCGCGAACCGGACGATCTGGTAGTACCAGAACCTCGTCACGGCATCCGACACGGGGTTGGTGAACCGCGCGAAGTAGTCCACGATCTCCACTCGCCCGCCGGTTTGCGCCATCCATTCCGCGGCGATCGCTTCAGCCACGCGCTTGTGACCGAGTCCGTAGTTGGCGGAGAGAATCGAGAGGAACATTCCGGTCACCGGCTGCGGTACGTCGCGCTCACGCCCCGCGGGCCGGTCGACGCCCCGGCCTCAGGAGCAGCACGATTCCCACGATCATGAGGAGGGCTCCCACGACCATCCAGAACCTTGACCCGGTCATGAAACTGCCGGGCAAAATGCGGATCCCTTGGAGAAACCACACGCCGCCGGCTAGAACGAGCACAATACCGAGAACCGCCTGCCCCCCGCGCATCGCGTCCCTCGCTTTCTCTCGAGCTCCCGCGGTATGAATTGTATCATGTTCCAATCGATCGACTTTTGCGAGCCGAGCGGTGTCGCGTTGAGCCGGGGCGATCCGCGCCGATGGGAAGGCTTTGACGGTGCGCAGCGTTTTCTCGTGTAGAGGGTCGACGCGTGCCGTTGGCTCTGGAGAGGTGAGGTATGAGGTTGCCCGTGTACGTCATGTCCTATCAGTGCCGCCGCTGCGGGTCGGGGTATTCGGCGGAGTGGGACCCGAATCGTCCCGGCCACGTGGAACCCGCATCGGTGTGCCCCTCCTGTGGTTCCCCCGTCCGGCTCTACCTCGGAATGGGTCAAAAATCCGAGGGCGGCGGCCGTACAACCGGATACGCGCCCTCGTCGACCGGCGCCACGGTGGCCGGCCGCGGCGCGGCCTAAGAGCGGGCAAGGAGTTTTCCCGGCCCGCCCCCAACAGTACGCCGGGGGTCGCGGAAGAGTGTGCCCCCGAGGGGGTTGGCACGGTCCATGGGCCCATCTGCCGAACCGGCGTCGCGTGATGTCTCCTTGACACGGTGACCCCACGACCGGCGGCGGGGCTGACAAGGAGCGCGATCAACGGAATCCGCGGCCGCGCCCGTCCCATCATCACGCTCCGTCATCCTGATGCCGCCATCCTTAGAAAGCGCTGCCGGGCGGTGCCGGTGGTCGATCGACGCATCCGGCAGCTCGTCGCCGACATGATCCTCAGCATGCGCCGGGCGGGCGGGATCGGGCTGGCTGCTCCTCAGATCGGCGTTTCCCTGCGCGTAGTCGTCGCCGACATCGGGACGGGCCCGATGGCGGTCGTCAACCCGCGTCTTCTCCGCCGTGGGGGGGCGCAGCGGGGGATCGAAGGCTGTCTCAGCATCCCGGGCGTCTACGGCGAGGTCAGTCGGGCGCAACGAATCGAGCTGGGGGGACGGAACGTGCGGGGGCGCCGCGTCGTGGTGCGGGGCCGCGATCTGCTCGCGCGCGTGTTCCAGCACGAGATCGACCACCTCAACGGCGTGCTGTTCACCGATCCCGGCCGCCTGATCCGGCGGCGGCGGCCGCGACGGCGCGCCCCACAGGGACGGTGACCACGGTGCGCCATTTTACCGTCGGCGAGGCCACGGCTCTCCTGCCCCGGCTCACGGAGCTCATCGGTACGGTCCGGCGATTCCGTGACAGCGCGGTGGTGCGGCGCGCGCGGATTGACCAGTTGTGGCAGCGGCTCGAGCACGGGGAACCGGTCTTGACCACCATCGGGGACGAGCAGCGGGCGCTGGATGCGCTTGGCGGCCGCCTCGTCACCACCGCCAAGGAGATCGAATCGATCGGATGCGTCTTGCGCGATCTCGATCAGGGGTTGATCGACTTTCCGTTTCGCGCGCGGGCCGGCACCGTGTTTCTCTGCTGGAAGGTGGGGGAACCCGCGATCCAGTTCTGGCACGGAACGGATGAAGGATTCGCCGGACGCAAGCCCATCGCGCAACTCCCGGTGGACCGCGTATGAGCCGTTCCCCCGGGCCCCCCTATGACCTGATCATCGTGGGCGGCGGGCCGGCGGGGTATGTCGGCGCGATCCACGCGGCCCAGCTGGGTCTTCGGACGGCGCTGGTGGAACGCGAAAAACTCGGCGGGACCTGCCTGCACGTGGGGTGTATCCCCACAAAGGTGCTCCTGTACACCGCGGAGCTCCTGGAGGAAATGCGGGCGGGGGCCGAGATGGGGATTCGCGTCTCCGATGTCCAGCTCGACTACGAGCAGCTGATGCGGCGCAAGGATCGAGTGGTCACGACGAACTTTCGCGGCGTCGAGTTCCTGATGCGCAAGAACGGGATTGCGGTGTTTCCGGGGACCGGCACCCTGCTCGGCCCGACGCGTGTGCGCGTCGCCGCCAACGACGGCTCGGAAGTCAGCCTCGAGGGCCGTCACATCCTCCTCGCGACGGGGTCGCAGCCCCGAAGCCTGCCGGGCGTCACGATCGACAACCAGAGGGTCCTCGACAACGTCGGGGCGCTGCGTTTATCCGCGGTCCCGCGCTCGCTCGCGATCCTGGGCGCCGGGGCGGTCGGCACCGAATTCGCCAGCCTCTTCGCCGCGTTCGGCACAACGGTAACCCTCATCGAGATGATGCCGACGATCCTCCCGATGGAGGACGAAGACATTTCGGGAGTCGTGGCCAAGGAGCTCGGACGTCGCGGTGTCACGATCCGGACCGGGACCGCCGTCACCGGAGTCACCGCCATAGACCAGGGCGTACGGATCGCGCTCCGCGCCGGTGAGACCGAGGACGCGATCGAGGCCGAATACGCACTGGTCGCGGTCGGCCGCGCGCCGGTGACCGACCACCTCGGGTTGGACGTCGTGGGGCTCGCGGTCGAGCGGGGCGCGATGGCGGTGGACGCACAGATGCGAACTGCGGTGCCCACGATCTCAGCCGCCGGGGACCTCATCGGGGGATTCCTCCTCGCGCACGTCGCCTACGCCGAGGCCGCGGTCGCGGTGGAGGCGATCGCCGGCCGGGAGCCGCACGCGCTCGATCCCACGCTCATGCCCCGCGCCACGTATTCCATCCCCCAGGCGGCCAGCTGCGGGCTGACGGAACGCGAAGCGCGCGAGCGGGGGCACGACGTCGGCGTGGGCCGCTTCCCCTTCGGCGCGAATGCGCGGGCGGCGATCCTGGGGCGGCGTGAGGGTCTCGTCAAGATTGTCACGGACCGCGCGCTCGGAGAGATTTTGGGTATCCATATGGTAGGGCCGGAAGTGACCGAACTGTTGCCGGAGACCGTGCTCGGGAAGTCCCTCGAAGCGACGGTGCTGGAGATCGGGCAGTCGGTGCACGCCCATCCGACGCTCTCGGAGGCCGTCAAGGAAGCGGCGCTGGCCGCGCTCGGCCGCGCGGTCCATGCGTAGGCGCCGGCCTCGCCGCCCGCTCTCCCGCGCGCGCGAGGGGAGGAGCGCCCTTCCGAAGCGGTGAAGAGTCTTCCCCGGGCGGGCGCGGGCCCCGCGCCACATCGATGAGGGAGGCTCCATGAGCGCAAAAGAGACCACGACGCGCCCCTCTGCCCGTCTGGGACAGGAGCCCACCCCCGACCAGATGCTGGAGATGTACTACTATGTCTGCCTCGCCCGCGCCGTGGACGAACGGATGTGGGCCCTCCAGCGATCGGGGAAAGCCGCGTTCGTGATCTCCGGCCAAGGACACGAGGGCGCCCAAGTCGGCGCGGTGTACGCGCTCGACCGCGAGCGGGACTGGCTGGTTCCGTTCTACCGGTCTGTGGCTGCCGTCTTGTTGAAAGGCATGCCGCCTTCCGAGATCTTTCTCATCCAGCTGGGGCGAGACTCGGACCCATCGAGCGGCGGCCGTCAGATGCCCGGGCACTACGGGCACTCCCGCCACAAGATCCTTTCCACCAGCAGCCCGGTCGCCACCCAACTGCTGCACGCGGCCGGGATCGCGTATGCGGCAAAGGCGAGGGGCACGGGTGAGGTCTGCCTGACCGAGTTCGGGGAGGGCTCGACGAGCGAGGGCGACTTTCACGAGGCCCTCAACTTCGCCTCGATCCACCGGCTCGGCGTCATCTTTCTGGTCGAGAATAACGGGTATGCAATCTCCGTCCCCCTGAGCAAACAGATGGCGGTGCCCAACGTCTCGGCCCGCGCCGCGGGGTACGGGATCCCCGGGGTGACGGTAGACGGGGGCCATGTGCTGCAGGTGTACGACGCCGCCCGACAGGCCGTCGCGCGGGCTCGCCGGGGCGAGGGGCCAACGCTGCTCGAAGTGATCGTCCCCCGGCTCACCGCGCACAGCAGCGACGACCGTCAGGAGAAGTACCGGTCGACCGAAGAGCTCGCGCATCTCCCTGAGCACGATCCCGTCCGCGTATTCACGGCGGAGCTGCGCGAGCGTGGGGTCCTCACCCCCGCCAGGGAGCAGGAGATCCGCGTCCGGATCCAGCTCGAGGTGGACCAGGGCACCGAGCTGGCCGAGGCGGCCCCGCTTCCGGACCCCGCCACCGCCACCCGGTACGTCTACTTCGAGCCGGACGCGGGGACATA contains:
- a CDS encoding thiamine pyrophosphate-dependent dehydrogenase E1 component subunit alpha is translated as MSAKETTTRPSARLGQEPTPDQMLEMYYYVCLARAVDERMWALQRSGKAAFVISGQGHEGAQVGAVYALDRERDWLVPFYRSVAAVLLKGMPPSEIFLIQLGRDSDPSSGGRQMPGHYGHSRHKILSTSSPVATQLLHAAGIAYAAKARGTGEVCLTEFGEGSTSEGDFHEALNFASIHRLGVIFLVENNGYAISVPLSKQMAVPNVSARAAGYGIPGVTVDGGHVLQVYDAARQAVARARRGEGPTLLEVIVPRLTAHSSDDRQEKYRSTEELAHLPEHDPVRVFTAELRERGVLTPAREQEIRVRIQLEVDQGTELAEAAPLPDPATATRYVYFEPDAGT
- the lpdA gene encoding dihydrolipoyl dehydrogenase — encoded protein: MSRSPGPPYDLIIVGGGPAGYVGAIHAAQLGLRTALVEREKLGGTCLHVGCIPTKVLLYTAELLEEMRAGAEMGIRVSDVQLDYEQLMRRKDRVVTTNFRGVEFLMRKNGIAVFPGTGTLLGPTRVRVAANDGSEVSLEGRHILLATGSQPRSLPGVTIDNQRVLDNVGALRLSAVPRSLAILGAGAVGTEFASLFAAFGTTVTLIEMMPTILPMEDEDISGVVAKELGRRGVTIRTGTAVTGVTAIDQGVRIALRAGETEDAIEAEYALVAVGRAPVTDHLGLDVVGLAVERGAMAVDAQMRTAVPTISAAGDLIGGFLLAHVAYAEAAVAVEAIAGREPHALDPTLMPRATYSIPQAASCGLTEREARERGHDVGVGRFPFGANARAAILGRREGLVKIVTDRALGEILGIHMVGPEVTELLPETVLGKSLEATVLEIGQSVHAHPTLSEAVKEAALAALGRAVHA
- the def gene encoding peptide deformylase — protein: MTPRPAAGLTRSAINGIRGRARPIITLRHPDAAILRKRCRAVPVVDRRIRQLVADMILSMRRAGGIGLAAPQIGVSLRVVVADIGTGPMAVVNPRLLRRGGAQRGIEGCLSIPGVYGEVSRAQRIELGGRNVRGRRVVVRGRDLLARVFQHEIDHLNGVLFTDPGRLIRRRRPRRRAPQGR
- a CDS encoding efflux RND transporter permease subunit; protein product: MQRLAELCVRRPVLSRVITLVMVVLGIFSFLRLNVSRYPDVELPIITVVTQLPGASPEEVETDVTRRIEDGLSGIDGIDKITSTSAGGFSIVVAQFVLEKNATVAMQEVQDKLGAISGLPAGTAPPQVLRFDPSQIPVAVLALSANRPVRDISEYAARVIAPRLEGILGVAQVKLVGDTLRQINVQVDPTRLAAAGATSADVMNALATPAGNIDAGAQRFLPRTFGRLSDLANIGIPARGGRPVSLGNIARIEDGAAEPSTTANVNGTPAVLLYLQKQTGANTINVVANVQDRLRSLQPTLPSGYTLRVAWDQSEYVLTSTRAVEEHLVVGSLLAALVVLFFLWDWRATIIAALAIPISLISTFTLLAALHLTLNTFTLLALALVIGIVIDDAIVVLENIYRFIHEQRMPAFQAAIEGTREVGPAVMATTLSLIVVFLPLAFMSGIVGRFMSSFGWTMAFAIAVSLLVSFTLTPSLASRWLGRPGDPSPGSARVDTPKRLKRVMDHGYRWLLEHSLRRRWVLVVLSILALASIVPLGGLVNQDFLPTDDESQFAVAIQAPASWTLETTSTLATQIATEIRRHPGVAFTIVTTGDDPQHSPNRSTIFVRMVPIQARTISQQREMARVRTEILPKHRSPGMTALVNAVSDLTGGAAPLQYVVSGPDLTVLNRAAEAGAAYLRTLPGVVDVRASLSLGKSVDLKVSPARAAALGVSVSEAANALALIEQGGDARQVKYAEGGQFYNVHIREDVPGRADPAALLRVPLLSSTGGRVPLGQVIDIRQTTGASEIERFNRERQVTISANLLPEASLGSVVERLDAKMRSLALPPAYHLSLTGISEQVSKTKNAFMQTFTMAFVFMFLVLAAQFESWVHPITILLSLPLTVPFALISMLFLRGSLNPLSYLGILVLFGVVKKNAILQVDRTNQLRAGGMDRHAAIVTASLDRLRPILMTTIAFVAGAIPLALSRGAGATTNHAISTVIIGGQVLSLLLTLAAIPVIYTVFDDLGRIGIKHWFSGNIGNPRRARTVSEDAAPSRRKQHGPT
- the ispG gene encoding flavodoxin-dependent (E)-4-hydroxy-3-methylbut-2-enyl-diphosphate synthase, whose product is MDRTQTRPVSVGTVPVGGGAPISVQSMTTTDTRDVAATVAQIHALEAAGCEIVRVAVPDKAAAAVLGQIKSQIRVPLVADIHFDYRLALGALEAGVDKLRLNPGNIGGADRVRTVAREAKDRGVPIRVGANVGSVSKEMLRKYGEPCADALVESALEEIKVLEDLDFRDIVISVKASDVEMAIEAYEKIADAAPYPLHVGITESGTTWAGTVKSAVGLGAILSRGLGNTIRVSLAADPVEEIKAGFEILKALGLRMKGPILVACPSCGRAEVDIVALAEEVERRLQQYPVPVKVAVMGCAVNGPGEARMADLGVAAGRGMGLIFKKGKIVASLPEERLLEGLMKEVETVVREKQDAGTSG
- a CDS encoding glycosyltransferase, with protein sequence MFLSILSANYGLGHKRVAEAIAAEWMAQTGGRVEIVDYFARFTNPVSDAVTRFWYYQIVRFAPKIQGRFYKMMGEIRPDSRFRRAVNRQGMERLDRYLAGERPDVVCCVHWTFAGTMSDLKIAGRTAVPCLVVITDYVSHGEWLHPGVDRYCVPHSLMRDGLLARGIPPERIAVSGLPIERKFQRPLDRDVLMTRLGLTPGVPVILVMAGAYATLGGVGDVAEILARFSRPVQALAVCSNAPRLRDRVRALAARSPHLFRVFEYVSNVEELMTVSDLLVTKAGGVTVTEALARRLPMLLYRSIPGQEESNAEFLVERGAALAAKTPAEVRVALEELLAHPERLAAMRQAAAGLSRPDAAGVVATHLAQLAAMSAPVRAAVR
- a CDS encoding DUF2203 domain-containing protein; translated protein: MTTVRHFTVGEATALLPRLTELIGTVRRFRDSAVVRRARIDQLWQRLEHGEPVLTTIGDEQRALDALGGRLVTTAKEIESIGCVLRDLDQGLIDFPFRARAGTVFLCWKVGEPAIQFWHGTDEGFAGRKPIAQLPVDRV
- a CDS encoding polysaccharide deacetylase family protein — its product is MRDPLQLGLGVVTVALAGAAAYTIGAYAATEGLGLGVVKRGPSRAMVALTFDDGPDPEHTPRILDVLAAAGVRATFFMVGRQVDAAGAVARAVAAAGHDVGNHTYGHRHLWTLSPAASAAEVDRGADAIAGAIGVTPRYFRPPWGTFNWAAYARAAQLGERRILWSVRPEGLIAAAPAPRMTALVVGKAHPGAIVNLHDRGGHPSTPKETCAALPGMIAGLRGRGFEIVPLRALLSSLA